In Blastocatellia bacterium, the genomic window GCAAGCGAATTCTACGAGGACGGCGTCTACGTCTTCCGAAAGTCAGATCACTCCCGACGGACCTCCGAACAAATGATCGCTTATTATGAGGGGCTCGTTCGCCGGTACCCGATCATCTCCCTCGAAGACGGGCTGGCCGAATCCGATTGGGACGGGTGGCGTCAGCTCACCGAGGCCCTCGGCGAACGCATTCAACTGGTCGGAGACGACCTCTTCGTCACCAACGTTCGGTTTCTCCAAAAAGGGATCGAGCAGAAGGTGGCCAATTCCATCCTCATCAAGGTGAACCAAATCGGCACCCTCACCGAGACGTTGCGCACGATGGAACTGGCGCGACAGCATCGCTACAGTTGCATCATCTCTCACCGATCGGGAGAAACGGAGGACACCTTCATTGCCGATCTCGCCGTCGCCACCGGCGCCGGTCAGATCAAAACCGGTTCGCTCAGTCGGACCGATCGGATCGCCAAATATAATCAACTGCTGCGCATCGAAGAAGACCTGGGCCGGGCCGCCCGCTATCCGGGTGCGGCGGCCTTCCCACCTCTTGTTCGGGGCTGAGCGAATGCGCGTTCTTGACATCGGCTGCGGTGCGCACAAGGTCCCTGGAGCCATCGGCATGGATGCCAACCCCCGCACGGCGGCCGATGTGCTGCATGATCTGGACGAAATTCCCTATCCCTTCCTCGCCGACTCCTTCGACGAAGTCATCGGACGACACGTCCTCGAACACGTGGACAATGTCATCGGCGTGATGACCGAGCTGCATCGCATCACGCGCGCCGGCGGCGTGATCAAAATTCTGGCCCCTCACTACACCAATCCCGACTGGGCGACTGATCCAACCCATCGCACTCACCTCAACAGCTTTTCCTTTCGCTGCTTCACCGACGAGGAGCCGCCCTTTCCCTTTTACACGACGGCCCGCTTCATCTTACGGCGGCGTCACGTCACCGTCCTCAACCTCTGGAAATACCTGGGCTGGGAGTGGATCATCAACCTCGACGAGCGATGGCCGCGCTTGCGCTTCACGCGCCGCTTCTGGGAACACTACCTGAGCTTCATCATCCGGGGAAAGGAAATCTACGTCGAGCTTGAGGTCGTCAAGTGACTCAGCGGGTGCGAAAGATTCCTCCGCCCGTGGTGCCGACGAGCACGGCGCCGCTGGCCGTCGTCAGAAACGAACGCACATCGGTAACCGTCAATCCCTGGTTGGCCTCCGTC contains:
- the eno gene encoding phosphopyruvate hydratase (catalyzes the formation of phosphoenolpyruvate from 2-phospho-D-glycerate in glycolysis), which produces ASEFYEDGVYVFRKSDHSRRTSEQMIAYYEGLVRRYPIISLEDGLAESDWDGWRQLTEALGERIQLVGDDLFVTNVRFLQKGIEQKVANSILIKVNQIGTLTETLRTMELARQHRYSCIISHRSGETEDTFIADLAVATGAGQIKTGSLSRTDRIAKYNQLLRIEEDLGRAARYPGAAAFPPLVRG
- a CDS encoding methyltransferase domain-containing protein translates to MRVLDIGCGAHKVPGAIGMDANPRTAADVLHDLDEIPYPFLADSFDEVIGRHVLEHVDNVIGVMTELHRITRAGGVIKILAPHYTNPDWATDPTHRTHLNSFSFRCFTDEEPPFPFYTTARFILRRRHVTVLNLWKYLGWEWIINLDERWPRLRFTRRFWEHYLSFIIRGKEIYVELEVVK